The Macadamia integrifolia cultivar HAES 741 unplaced genomic scaffold, SCU_Mint_v3 scaffold1054, whole genome shotgun sequence genome window below encodes:
- the LOC122062505 gene encoding uncharacterized protein LOC122062505 — MGDFNATLLSYEKRGPGKFNLGSAAEFQGKKFTWTNNRRRGHAVAVLDRSFCNGKWIDVFRNVKQCVLLSSVSDHAPLFVVSDDVQRPTNIPFRFHSFWMENDQFISVVEEAWKTQIGGNPIFVLAQKLKQVKENLKVWARATFPNLNDEVDKAKLELKKVQEMIEVAGMNDELFNREADAKTILLKANQMYEKLWAEKAKLRWMKNGDCNSKIFHLSVKLRRLKNQITSLKKEDGTWVSDQQGISSYVSDFFEKFHEADAVTIHNDLLDNIPKVLEEEDVAGLEIVPSGDEIKQAVWDLDPVSSPGPDGFPGSFFRRCWAIVEDDFCRAVKKFFEEGRLPKGINNCFISLIPKVEGAASLDRFRTICMGNFYCKVISKILPSRLLVVLPKLVSEEQGAFQ, encoded by the exons atgggggatttcaatgcaacccTGCTCTCGTATGAGAAAAGAGGTCCTGGTAAGTTTAATCTTGGATCAGCTGCTGAATTCCAG ggaaagaaattcacttggactAACAATCGTCGAAGGGGTCATGCAGTTGCAGTGTTAGATCGGAGTTTTTGTAATGGGAAGTGGATAGATGTGTTTAGAAATGTGAAGCAGTGTGTTTTGTTGTCTTCGGTATCAGATCATGCCCCTCTATTTGTTGTCTCTGATGATGTTCAAAGACCTACAAATATCCCCTTCAGATTCCATagcttttggatggaaaatgatcaatttatctCCGTGGTTGAGGAAGCTTGGAAAACTCAGATAGGAGGTAATCCAATTTTCGTTCTGGCACAAAAATTAAAGCAGGTCAAGGAGAATTTAAAGGTTTGGGCGAGGGCTACCTTTCCTAACCTGAATGACGAGGTCGACAAAGCAAAGCTGGAATTAAAGAAGGTTCAAGAAATGATAGAGGTGGCTGGgatgaatgatgaattatttaACAGAGAGGCAGATGCAAAAACAATATTATTGAAGGCCAACCAAATGTACGAGAAgttgtgggctgaaaaagctaaactgagatggatgaaaaatggaGATTGTAACTCAaaaatttttcatctttcagTGAAGCTTAGGAGGTTGAAAAATCAGATCACCTCCctaaaaaaggaagatggaacATGGGTTTCAGACCAACAGGGAATATCGTCTTATgtctctgatttttttgagaaatttcatgaGGCTGATGCAGTCACAATTCATAATGACCTTCTTGATAATATTCCCAAAGtgttggaggaggaggatgtgGCAGGATTGGAGATTGTCCCGAGTGGGGATGAAATAAAACAAGCTgtttgggatttagatcctgtaagctctccaggtcctgatgggttcccaGGCAGCTTCTTCAGGCGATGTTGGGCCATTGTTGAGGATGATTTTTGTAGGGCAGTGAAAAAATTCTTTGAGGAAGGGCGGCTTCCTAAAGGAATAAACAAttgttttatttccttgatCCCCAAAGTTGAGGGTGCGGCCTCTCTAGATAGGTTTCGAACTATATGTATGGGAAACTTTTATTGCAAAGTGATATCAAAAATACTACCTTCAAGATTACTTGTTGTTTTGCCTAAATTGGTCTCGGAAGAGCAAGGCGCTTTCCAATAG